From a region of the Zingiber officinale cultivar Zhangliang chromosome 4B, Zo_v1.1, whole genome shotgun sequence genome:
- the LOC121975536 gene encoding uncharacterized protein LOC121975536: MSPCKARHGFHPSSNRVCPHKNGVSFQPFLLYISPFRPSLPSGLQVCNSQGEEESLQDSSFSSLPPAEAIPMEMRKIACAALVLATAATTALAAEAPAPGPASASFAVTPPVGAAIAASFLSFFAFYLQ, from the coding sequence ATGTCACCTTGCAAAGCCAGACATGGCTTCCACCCCTCCTCGAACCGCGTCTGTCCTCACAAAAATGGCGTTTCCTTCCAACCCTTCCTCCTATATATCTCCCCCTTTCGTCCTTCCCTTCCCTCAGGCCTGCAAGTCTGTAATAGCCAAGGAGAGGAAGAATCCCTCCAAGACTCATCTTTCTCATCTCTTCCCCCCGCCGAAGCCATCCCCATGGAGATGAGGAAGATCGCCTGCGCCGCATTGGTCTTGGCTACCGCCGCCACCACCGCCCTCGCCGCCGAGGCTCCAGCCCCCGGCCCCGCCAGCGCCTCCTTCGCCGTCACACCCCCCGTCGGAGCCGCTATTGCTgcctccttcctctccttcttcgccTTCTATCTGCAGTAA
- the LOC121975534 gene encoding serine/threonine-protein kinase Nek6-like, whose translation MEAGAGGGGGGEESYEVVEQIGRGSFGAAFLVVHKAERKRYVMKRIRLTKQTEKFHRTAYQEMALIASLSNPYIVEYRDGWVEKGNSVCIVTGYCEGGDMAAKIKRARGGFFSEDRVCKWLTQLLLAVDYLHSNRVLHRDLKCSNIFLTKDDNVRLGDFGLAKLLNSEDLTSSVVGTPNYMCPEILADIPYGYKSDIWSLGCCMFEIAAHRPAYKAADMQGLINKINKSSIAPMPPIYSSSLKRLIKCMLRKSPEHRPIASELLRDPYLQKYLAASFNPSPLYLPIQSNSNIPQEKQGRRQRHQELHNGEVERLNIQVSEGAPVKNNFCPSNGSGNDHDSIGCLNRDDEIKRIDPGSSRTTLHTDIGQEISLEEPKDMTVDDETAGASNHKKDIKNADEANNGYAREEAPAISTVTPPHGGNNTRGEWESLSIIQQRANALESLLELCAQLLQQERLDELAGILRPFGEEAVSSRETAIWLTKSLLSGHKYGSESKTN comes from the exons CCTGACGAAGCAGACGGAGAAATTCCATCGCACCGCTTACCAGGAG ATGGCTCTGATCGCGAGCTTGAGCAATCCCTACATCGTGGAGTACAGGGATGGATGGGTGGAGAAG GGGAACTCTGTATGCATTGTGACAGGATACTGTGAAGGAGGAGACAT GGCTGCAAAAATAAAGAGGGCCAGAGGAGGGTTCTTCTCAGAGGAT AGGGTGTGCAAATGGCTGACACAGTTGCTCTTGGCTGTGGATTACCTCCATTCGAACCGTGTTCTGCATCGAGATCTCAAG TGTTCCAATATCTTTCTTACCAAGGATGATAATGTTCGACTCG GTGATTTTGGACTTGCAAAATTACTTAACTCAGAAGACCTTACTTCATCG GTTGTAGGCACTCCAAACTACATGTGCCCGGAAATTTTAGCAGACATACCATATGGCTACAAATCAGATATATGGTCCCTTG GTTGTTGCATGTTCGAGATAGCGGCTCATCGACCAGCCTACAAAGCTGCA GATATGCAAGGATTGATCAACAAAATCAACAAATCATCCATAGCTCCAATGCCCCCCATTTACTCCTCTTCACT GAAGAGATTGATCAAGTGTATGCTGAGGAAAAGCCCTGAACATAGACCTATA GCTTCAGAACTGTTAAGGGACCCCTACCTACAGAAGTATCTTGCAGCATCCTTCAATCCTTCACCTCTCTACCTCCCAATACAATCAAACAGCAACATTCCACAAGAGAAACAGGGAAGAAGGCAAAGACACCAAGAGTTGCACAATGGCGAAGTTGAAAGATTGAATATCCAGGTATCAGAAGGTGCACCTGTAAAGAACAATTTTTGCCCATCGAACGGGTCTGGTAATGATCATGACTCGATTGGTTGCTTGAATCGTGATGATGAGATCAAGAGGATTGATCCAGGGAGCTCTAGAACTACACTCCACACTGATATTGGGCAAGAGATATCTCTCGAGGAACCAAAGGATATGACAGTGGATGATGAAACAGCAGGAGCAAGTAACCACAAGAAAGATATTAAAAATGCAGATGAGGCAAACAATGGTTATGCAAGAGAAGAAGCACCAGCCATCAGCACTGTGACTCCACCTCACGGAGGCAACAACACAAGAGGTGAATGGGAGAGCTTGAGCATAATCCAACAGAGGGCTAATGCCCTAGAGTCTCTGCTGGAGCTGTGTGCACAGCTGCTGCAGCAAGAGAGGCTTGATGAATTGGCAGGCATTCTGAGGCCATTTGGGGAGGAGGCAGTGTCATCCAGGGAGACAGCAATCTGGTTGACAAAGAGCCTATTGTCTGGTCACAAGTATGGATCAGAATCCAAAACCAACTAG